One segment of Triticum aestivum cultivar Chinese Spring chromosome 2A, IWGSC CS RefSeq v2.1, whole genome shotgun sequence DNA contains the following:
- the LOC123185682 gene encoding septin and tuftelin-interacting protein 1 homolog 1-like yields MATMALLQPSFNGALLDKDDDDDSAGSYKCTNAAVAKMMRLWNYKDGSGLGAQGQGIIVPIQPAVRRRRRAGIGHRDKPYDNGLQVAPPLSPVEDDLDECREWEAVVGALRLERECHEKTLTLLREMKLHGDSSVETADALAAIVKSGEVLQGKRALGAWKAALPPSTVRYIVDKVLSPRLAVEAQQWRPSWDPECDDWLRPWIPLIGHLPESLYDVVESKISSAGHDIVRPWKDYFDPAHWELFARRHVLPELTRLMRELRMTPPKQTDSSLHMAMLWAPLLHAEDVLSILEETEFFDKWESALRHWLQSAKPSYGEAVAWCTGWKKLFTPELLADEHVLARLDAGAAMVDQETQDLDSLLGYSW; encoded by the coding sequence ATGGCAACCATGGCGCTACTGCAACCCAGCTTCAACGGGGCGCTGCTCGacaaggacgacgacgacgactccgCGGGCAGCTACAAGTGCACCAATGCGGCGGTGGCCAAGATGATGCGGCTATGGAACTACAAGGACGGCTCCGGACTTGGCGCACAAGGCCAAGGCATCATCGTCCCAATACAACCCGCCGTGCGTCGTCGTCGCAGGGCCGGCATCGGCCACCGCGACAAGCCTTACGACAACGGCCTGCAGGTTGCGCCGCCGCTGTCGCCGGTGGAAGACGACTTAGACGAGTGCCGTGAGTGGGAGGCTGTCGTAGGAGCCCTGCGGCTGGAACGAGAGTGCCACGAGAAGACTCTGACGCTGCTGCGTGAGATGAAGCTTCATGGGGACAGCAGCGTGGAGACAGCGGACGCGCTGGCGGCCATCGTCAAGTCCGGGGAGGTGCTCCAGGGGAAGCGCGCGCTAGGGGCGTGGAAGGCCGCGTTGCCCCCATCCACCGTGCGCTACATCGTCGACAAGGTTCTCTCGCCGAGGCTCGCCGTGGAAGCGCAACAGTGGCGCCCGTCGTGGGACCCGGAGTGCGACGATTGGCTACGCCCCTGGATCCCTCTGATCGGCCACCTGCCGGAGAGCCTCTACGACGTCGTGGAGAGCAAGATCAGCAGCGCCGGCCACGACATCGTCCGGCCGTGGAAAGACTACTTCGACCCGGCGCACTGGGAACTCTTCGCCAGGCGCCACGTCCTGCCTGAGCTGACACGGCTGATGCGGGAGCTGAGGATGACGCCCCCAAAGCAGACGGACAGCTCGTTGCACATGGCGATGCTGTGGGCGCCGCTCCTGCACGCCGAAGACGTGCTATCGATCTTGGAAGAAACGGAGTTCTTCGACAAATGGGAGAGCGCGCTGCGCCACTGGCTGCAATCCGCGAAGCCGTCGTACGGGGAGGCCGTCGCATGGtgcaccggctggaagaagctctTCACCCCGGAGCTGCTCGCCGACGAGCACGTGCTCGCGCGTCTGGACGCCGGCGCTGCCATGGTGGATCAAGAAACGCAAGACCTCGACAGCCTTCTTGGGTATAGTTGGTAG